A genome region from Oenanthe melanoleuca isolate GR-GAL-2019-014 chromosome 14, OMel1.0, whole genome shotgun sequence includes the following:
- the ZDHHC4 gene encoding palmitoyltransferase ZDHHC4 — MDFLTLFLVYLSLVLALTALLCLCQGRKESFLTRSIDRASQVLSLVIPTQLQRVTHQAVHRLFHTRSCLFMVLHVALQAAVFGEYTWEVFVYCWELQFHLLLLLLPYLLLAGNLGCFLLCSRADPGTVTKSNAASLVKVYAYDGVLFQKGLVCPTCTVEKPARSKHCSVCGTCVHRFDHHCVWVNNCIGASNAGLFLLYLLSLTATAGALAAVTAAFLIHVLLLSDIMHSTYLDAQGQEHPVEIPFLVQHLFLTFPRIVFMLGFVILLTLVLGGYCSFSLYLALTNQTTNEWYKSRRLGGSSHLPSQPQDRPLIYKNIYSKGIWKNLKEIFNPSTVLERKKKT, encoded by the exons ATGGATTTCCTGACGCTCTTCCTGGTTTACCTGAGCCTTGTGCTCgccctcactgccctgctctgcctctgccagggaaggaaggagagttTCCTCACCAGGAGCATCGACAGGGCAAGCCAG GTGTTGTCGCTGGTGATCCCCACCCAGCTCCAGAGGGTGACACACCAGGCAGTGCACAGGCTCTTCCACACGAG gagctgtttgttTATGGTCCTGCACGtagccctgcaggctgcagtgtTTGGGGAGTACACCTGGGAAGTGTTTGTGtactgctgggagctgcagttccacctcctgctgctgctcctgccctacctgctgctggctgggaacCTGGGctgcttcctgctctgctcccgGGCCGATCCTG GTACAGTGACAAAATCCAACGCTGCATCCCTGGTTAAGGTTTATGCCTACGATGGGGTGTTGTTTCAGAAAGGCCTCGTGTGTCCCACGTGCACTGTGGAGAAGCCAGCCAGGTCCAAGCACTGCA GTGTGTGTGGGACGTGTGTGCATCGCTTTGACCACCACTGTGTGTGGGTCAACAACTGCATCGGGGCCTCCAACGCCGGCCTGTTCCTGCTGTACCTGCTGTCcctgacagccacagctggggccctggctgctgtcactgctgctttcctcatccacgtgctgctgctctctgacaTCATGCACAGCACCTACCTGgatgcccagggacaggagcaccCCGTGGAGATTCCCTTCCTCGTGCAG cACCTCTTCTTGACTTTCCCTAGGATTGTCTTCATGCTGGGGTTTGTCATCCTGCTCACACTGGTCCTGGGGGGATATTGCTCCTTCAGTCTGTATTTGGCCCTCACCAACCAAACCACCAATGAATGGTACAAATCCCGAAGACTTGGGGGCTCCTCCCATCTCCCCTCGCAGCCTCAGGACAGACCCCTCATCtacaaaaacatttattctaAAGGGATCTGGAAGAATTTAAAGGAAATCTTTAATCCTTCTACAGTGttggaaaggaagaagaaaacatga